A DNA window from Citrobacter tructae contains the following coding sequences:
- the glk gene encoding glucokinase, translating to MTKYALVGDVGGTNARLALCDIASGEISQAKTYSGLDYPSLEAVVRVYLDEHSVSVEDGCIAIACPITGDWVAMTNHTWAFSIAEMKKNLGFSHLEIINDFTAVSMAIPMLKKEHLIQFGGTQPVEGKPIAVYGAGTGLGVAHLVHVDKRWVSLPGEGGHVDFAPNSEEEAIILEVLRAEIGHVSAERVLSGPGLVNLYRAIVKSDGRLPENLQPKDITERALADSCIDCRRALSLFCVIMGRFGGDLALTLGTFGGVYIAGGIVPRFLEFFKASGFRGGFEDKGRFKAYVQDIPVYLIVHDNPGLLGSGAHLRQTLGHIL from the coding sequence ATGACAAAATATGCTTTAGTAGGTGATGTTGGCGGGACCAACGCACGTCTTGCTCTGTGCGACATTGCCAGTGGCGAGATTTCGCAGGCAAAAACCTATTCCGGGCTGGATTACCCAAGCCTTGAAGCCGTGGTTCGCGTGTACCTGGACGAGCATAGCGTCAGCGTTGAGGATGGATGCATCGCGATCGCCTGTCCCATTACCGGCGACTGGGTAGCAATGACCAACCATACTTGGGCGTTCTCTATTGCTGAAATGAAAAAGAATCTGGGCTTCAGCCATCTGGAAATCATCAATGATTTCACCGCCGTGTCGATGGCGATCCCGATGCTGAAAAAAGAGCATTTGATTCAGTTTGGTGGCACACAGCCGGTGGAAGGTAAACCTATCGCGGTATACGGTGCGGGAACTGGCTTAGGTGTCGCCCATCTGGTGCACGTCGATAAGCGTTGGGTGAGCCTGCCGGGAGAGGGCGGTCACGTAGATTTTGCGCCTAACAGCGAAGAAGAGGCGATTATTCTTGAAGTCCTGCGTGCCGAGATTGGTCATGTTTCCGCAGAACGCGTGCTGTCCGGACCGGGGCTGGTGAATCTGTACCGCGCAATTGTGAAATCAGACGGACGCCTACCGGAAAACCTGCAGCCGAAGGATATCACCGAACGCGCGCTGGCAGACTCGTGCATAGACTGTCGTCGGGCGCTGTCGCTGTTTTGCGTCATCATGGGGCGTTTTGGCGGTGACCTGGCATTAACGTTGGGCACGTTTGGCGGGGTTTACATTGCTGGTGGTATCGTGCCGCGCTTCCTCGAGTTCTTTAAAGCCTCTGGTTTTCGCGGTGGCTTTGAAGACAAAGGACGTTTTAAAGCCTACGTACAGGATATTCCGGTGTATTTGATTGTGCATGATAATCCAGGCCTGCTGGGTTCCGGTGCACATCTGCGCCAGACGCTGGGGCATATTCTGTAA